A window of the Bdellovibrio sp. ZAP7 genome harbors these coding sequences:
- a CDS encoding M14 family zinc carboxypeptidase encodes MPQKPRANIIAEQRTFVMKTSIFTYTSKGMPVLAYEFGNGPGPELLILGGVHGDEIEGVICAQELLKYFMKSFDHKFTLTVVPQFNLEGVIYKTRGNGNGVDLNRNLPTKDWSPEIKTPRYHPGPKAGSETENHGLMTYLEQKKPKLVLSLHSWQPVLNVNGDCYEFANVLAQHTGYKIDDDIGYPTPGCLGTYAGLERPCPTLTYEIERGQSAEDIIKIHVPAILDALKVYDK; translated from the coding sequence ATTCCACAAAAACCTCGTGCTAACATCATCGCCGAACAAAGGACGTTTGTCATGAAAACTTCTATTTTTACTTACACCTCCAAAGGCATGCCAGTACTGGCTTACGAATTCGGAAATGGCCCGGGTCCCGAATTGCTTATTCTGGGTGGCGTGCATGGCGATGAAATCGAAGGCGTGATCTGTGCTCAAGAACTTCTTAAGTACTTCATGAAATCTTTCGATCATAAATTCACTTTGACCGTAGTTCCTCAATTCAATCTTGAGGGAGTCATTTACAAAACTCGCGGCAATGGTAACGGCGTTGATTTGAATCGCAACCTGCCAACCAAAGACTGGTCTCCAGAAATCAAAACTCCTCGTTATCATCCGGGACCAAAAGCAGGCAGCGAAACTGAGAATCATGGTTTGATGACTTATCTTGAACAAAAAAAACCAAAATTAGTTCTTTCGCTTCACTCTTGGCAGCCCGTCTTGAACGTCAATGGTGACTGCTACGAGTTTGCAAATGTCTTAGCTCAACACACGGGTTATAAGATCGATGACGACATCGGCTATCCTACACCAGGCTGCCTTGGCACTTATGCGGGCCTTGAAAGACCATGCCCGACTTTGACTTACGAAATTGAGCGCGGTCAATCAGCTGAAGACATAATTAAAATCCACGTCCCAGCAATTCTGGACGCTTTGAAAGTTTACGACAAGTAA
- the lysA gene encoding diaminopimelate decarboxylase, producing MEYINNELHFGPGKKKLSSLCANYIRPIYVYDLDFIRSRFKQMADALAGVRLYFAVKANPNPQVLQCLKSAGAGADVVSLGEIKRALESGFQPEDIVYSGVGKTRHEITEALQLGVLQINVESLPELERIGEIAEKLGKKAHVALRLNPDVSIQTHPYIATGLRDNKFGMELSMIPELTTCLKKYASSLELVGVSLHLGSQMLEFSGYQEALMKLKEVFKNLQRDFPTLRRFDFGGGLGVVYEKQDLELEARLLKEYAGITQEILSDLKCELQSEPGRWLVAHAGTLLTQVQYVKKTSAKTFIIVDAGMNHLIRPSLYEAEHLIKPLVKSAKQIKCDVVGPICESSDFFLKDYEMDEVKEGDILAVLDSGAYGYSMASTYNLQELPLEVCI from the coding sequence GTGGAATACATCAATAATGAGCTTCATTTTGGTCCCGGTAAAAAGAAATTATCTTCATTATGTGCGAACTACATTCGCCCGATCTATGTCTACGACCTTGATTTCATTCGCAGCCGCTTTAAGCAGATGGCAGACGCGCTTGCTGGTGTGCGTTTATACTTCGCAGTGAAAGCCAATCCGAATCCTCAAGTTTTGCAATGTTTGAAGTCTGCTGGTGCGGGGGCCGATGTTGTTTCCCTCGGGGAAATTAAACGCGCCTTAGAGAGTGGTTTTCAGCCTGAGGACATCGTTTATTCCGGCGTTGGTAAAACGCGCCATGAGATTACGGAAGCACTGCAGTTGGGAGTCTTGCAAATCAACGTAGAAAGTTTGCCGGAGCTTGAGCGTATTGGCGAGATCGCTGAAAAATTGGGCAAAAAAGCTCATGTGGCTTTGCGCTTAAATCCCGATGTGAGCATTCAAACTCATCCCTATATCGCGACAGGACTGCGCGATAATAAATTCGGTATGGAACTGTCGATGATTCCGGAGCTGACGACTTGTTTGAAAAAATATGCGAGTTCGTTGGAGCTCGTAGGTGTCAGTTTGCATTTGGGATCGCAAATGTTGGAGTTTTCTGGTTATCAGGAAGCTTTGATGAAACTTAAAGAAGTGTTTAAAAATCTGCAGCGGGATTTCCCAACGCTTCGTCGTTTTGATTTTGGTGGTGGCCTGGGAGTTGTTTATGAAAAGCAAGACCTGGAGCTGGAAGCACGCCTTTTAAAAGAATATGCAGGGATCACTCAAGAGATTCTTTCCGATCTAAAGTGCGAGTTACAATCAGAGCCGGGCCGCTGGTTAGTCGCTCACGCAGGAACTTTGTTGACTCAAGTTCAGTATGTGAAAAAGACCTCTGCAAAAACCTTCATCATCGTGGATGCAGGAATGAATCATCTGATCCGTCCTTCTTTGTATGAAGCAGAGCACTTAATCAAACCTTTGGTGAAATCCGCAAAGCAAATTAAATGCGATGTCGTGGGGCCGATCTGTGAGTCGTCAGATTTCTTTTTGAAAGACTATGAAATGGATGAAGTTAAAGAGGGAGATATCTTAGCGGTTCTGGATTCGGGGGCTTATGGTTATTCGATGGCGAGTACTTATAATCTACAGGAACTTCCTTTGGAAGTTTGTATCTAA
- a CDS encoding 2,3,4,5-tetrahydropyridine-2,6-dicarboxylate N-succinyltransferase — translation MQQSVEQLYTEIQNGKRVDQLMASELKVIFEVIEGLDAGRLRVAEKKDKNWIVNEWVKKAILLYFRVQHMTVMQAGDFTYFDKIPVKKWSEEDGVRVVPHALARKGSFIEKGAILMPSYVNIGAYVGAGTMVDTWATVGSCAQIGKNVHLSGGVGIGGVLEPVQASPVIIEDNAFIGSRCIVVEGAVIEEGAVLGAGVTITASTKIIDVTGGKSVEMKGRVPANSVVIPGTQMKKFPAGEFGVPCALIIGQRKPSTDLKTSLTDALRDFQVSV, via the coding sequence ATGCAACAATCTGTTGAACAACTCTATACAGAAATTCAAAACGGCAAACGCGTTGATCAATTGATGGCGAGTGAGCTGAAAGTGATCTTTGAAGTGATCGAAGGTCTGGATGCAGGTCGTCTGCGTGTCGCTGAGAAAAAAGATAAAAACTGGATTGTGAATGAGTGGGTTAAAAAAGCCATCCTTCTTTATTTCCGCGTTCAACACATGACCGTGATGCAAGCCGGAGACTTTACTTACTTCGATAAAATCCCCGTAAAAAAGTGGTCTGAAGAAGACGGCGTGCGTGTGGTACCTCACGCATTGGCACGTAAAGGTTCATTCATTGAAAAGGGCGCGATCTTGATGCCTTCTTACGTAAACATCGGTGCTTACGTAGGCGCTGGCACTATGGTCGACACATGGGCGACTGTTGGTTCGTGCGCTCAGATCGGTAAAAACGTCCATCTTTCTGGTGGAGTCGGAATCGGTGGCGTTCTTGAACCTGTTCAAGCCTCTCCGGTGATCATCGAAGATAACGCTTTCATCGGCAGCCGCTGTATCGTGGTTGAAGGAGCTGTAATCGAAGAAGGTGCGGTACTTGGTGCGGGCGTCACGATCACTGCAAGCACGAAAATCATCGACGTCACTGGTGGAAAATCCGTTGAAATGAAAGGTCGCGTGCCAGCGAACTCTGTCGTCATCCCAGGAACACAAATGAAAAAGTTCCCCGCGGGTGAATTCGGCGTTCCTTGCGCACTGATCATTGGTCAACGCAAACCAAGTACGGATCTTAAGACATCGTTAACAGATGCTTTAAGAGACTTCCAAGTCAGCGTGTAG
- a CDS encoding guanosine monophosphate reductase produces the protein MFNWKDIKSRGKGLTFDDVLIIPARSDVRSRRDPQLTTKVTRNFTMDTPIISANMDMVTEYDMALAMHQLGGMGILHRFLPIEEQAAQARRLKEAGLKLISASVGVGEEFKTRSKALVESGVNIITIDIAHGHSVQMMETMKWLKDTYPKVDLIAGNMATPDAAHDLIEAGADAIKVGIGPGSMCTTRIITGCGVPQLTAIALCAEVAASHGVPVIADGGIRTSGDMVKAFAAGASTVMLGSMLSGTIETPGEIKNGKKQYRGMASKSAQDSWRGGVPEGMAPEGESTQVNVKGHVKDVIHEVTGGIRSGMSYINATSIAEIKEKALFMEMSSNGISESRAHGVK, from the coding sequence ATGTTTAATTGGAAAGATATCAAATCGCGCGGCAAAGGTTTAACCTTCGATGACGTTCTTATTATCCCGGCACGTTCGGATGTACGCTCCCGTCGCGATCCTCAGTTGACGACAAAAGTAACTCGCAACTTCACAATGGATACTCCGATCATCAGCGCCAATATGGACATGGTGACGGAGTACGACATGGCTCTGGCAATGCACCAATTAGGTGGCATGGGCATTCTTCACCGCTTCCTTCCCATCGAAGAGCAAGCGGCCCAAGCACGCCGCCTGAAAGAAGCGGGATTGAAACTGATTTCTGCAAGCGTTGGCGTGGGTGAAGAATTCAAAACACGCTCGAAAGCATTGGTTGAATCCGGTGTTAATATCATCACGATCGACATCGCCCACGGTCACTCCGTTCAAATGATGGAGACAATGAAGTGGCTTAAAGACACATATCCTAAAGTCGATTTGATCGCCGGCAATATGGCAACTCCAGATGCTGCACACGATCTGATCGAAGCGGGAGCTGATGCTATCAAAGTCGGTATCGGGCCAGGATCAATGTGTACTACCCGTATCATCACCGGTTGCGGAGTTCCGCAATTAACAGCAATCGCTTTGTGCGCAGAAGTTGCAGCCTCTCACGGTGTTCCTGTGATCGCAGACGGAGGTATCCGTACTTCTGGTGACATGGTGAAAGCTTTCGCAGCCGGCGCAAGCACTGTGATGCTTGGATCTATGCTTTCCGGAACAATTGAAACTCCGGGAGAAATTAAAAACGGCAAGAAGCAATATCGCGGCATGGCTTCTAAATCCGCTCAAGATTCTTGGCGCGGTGGCGTTCCTGAAGGAATGGCTCCAGAAGGCGAATCTACTCAAGTAAATGTCAAAGGACACGTGAAAGACGTTATCCACGAAGTCACTGGCGGAATTCGTTCCGGCATGAGCTACATCAATGCAACGAGCATTGCTGAGATAAAAGAGAAAGCCCTCTTTATGGAAATGTCTTCTAATGGTATCTCTGAGTCTCGTGCACATGGAGTAAAGTAA
- the murI gene encoding glutamate racemase, whose translation MDSRPIGVFDSGIGGLTVLKELALQFPHENFLYLGDTARLPYGSKSAHTIRKYSEQNIAFLKRLDVKAIVIACNTASTQVPEPELEGLPIYNVIGPGAQRALEVSESKRIGVLGTRATINSKAYSHKILELEPTAQVIDQACPLFVPLAEEGWDSDPVTNLIVFRYLSQILQHSIDTLILGCTHYPLLKNSIARVTGSSIELVDSGEAIARWLNRDFSKNRLEMNSKDNRQKIEIMTTDSSAHFTEMALKILKPIKADEFRVVDLV comes from the coding sequence ATGGATTCCAGACCCATAGGGGTATTTGATTCAGGCATCGGGGGCCTTACTGTTCTTAAAGAACTGGCCCTGCAGTTTCCCCATGAGAATTTTCTCTATCTGGGCGACACCGCACGCCTTCCCTATGGATCGAAATCAGCTCACACCATTCGCAAATACTCAGAGCAAAACATTGCGTTCTTAAAAAGACTCGATGTCAAAGCCATCGTGATTGCGTGTAACACGGCTTCCACTCAAGTTCCTGAACCGGAGCTTGAGGGACTTCCAATTTACAATGTGATTGGCCCTGGTGCTCAGCGAGCCCTTGAAGTGAGCGAAAGCAAACGCATTGGTGTTCTCGGAACAAGAGCGACCATCAACAGTAAAGCCTACAGTCATAAAATTTTAGAGCTAGAACCCACTGCTCAAGTGATTGATCAGGCGTGCCCTCTTTTCGTACCTCTAGCCGAAGAAGGTTGGGATTCTGATCCGGTGACGAATCTGATCGTATTCCGTTACTTAAGTCAGATCCTTCAGCACTCAATCGATACATTGATTTTGGGATGCACTCATTATCCGCTCTTGAAAAATTCAATCGCACGTGTGACAGGTTCATCCATTGAATTGGTTGATTCTGGCGAGGCTATTGCTCGCTGGCTTAATCGCGATTTTAGTAAGAATCGCCTAGAAATGAACTCCAAAGACAACCGTCAGAAAATTGAAATCATGACGACGGATTCTTCTGCGCACTTTACAGAGATGGCGCTTAAAATTTTGAAACCCATTAAAGCTGATGAGTTTCGAGTGGTGGATTTAGTTTAG